From Salinibacterium sp. ZJ450, one genomic window encodes:
- a CDS encoding nuclear transport factor 2 family protein: MAYTLDELSSIAEIRNVQERYCRGIDRADADILRTVYWEDGYDEHGAFEGDREAYIEWVIPVVRERFDVVQHVLGQTYTELDGDFAHSETYFVQHSLRPDGVTYASPGRYIDRLERRNGEWRILERKTMMSFFYATDVADTDKHLAAGFPAGSMDREDPSYIRGPLLGDRARVA, encoded by the coding sequence ATGGCTTACACACTCGACGAGCTCTCGAGCATCGCGGAGATCCGGAACGTCCAGGAGCGGTACTGCCGGGGAATCGACCGCGCCGACGCCGACATCCTGCGCACCGTGTACTGGGAGGACGGGTACGACGAGCACGGCGCGTTCGAAGGTGATCGTGAGGCCTACATCGAGTGGGTGATCCCGGTCGTCAGGGAGCGGTTCGACGTCGTCCAGCACGTGCTCGGCCAGACATACACCGAGCTAGACGGCGACTTCGCCCACTCGGAGACGTACTTCGTGCAGCACTCGCTCCGCCCCGACGGCGTGACGTATGCGAGCCCCGGTCGGTACATCGACCGCCTCGAGCGCCGCAACGGCGAGTGGCGGATCCTGGAGCGCAAGACGATGATGTCGTTCTTCTACGCGACGGACGTCGCCGACACCGACAAGCACTTGGCCGCGGGCTTCCCCGCGGGCAGCATGGACCGCGAGGACCCCTCGTACATTCGCGGGCCGCTGCTCGGGGACCGCGCGAGGGTCGCCTGA
- a CDS encoding putative quinol monooxygenase: protein MAITSIVKLTFKPESVAEAEHAVRASLELARGFEGNLGIDVLVDQADNTRWLLVEKWESEENDAAYRAYRAEKGIKSALGPLLAGAPEVVKYDVSPA from the coding sequence ATGGCAATCACCTCGATCGTGAAACTGACGTTCAAGCCTGAATCGGTCGCGGAGGCCGAGCACGCCGTCCGAGCCTCGCTCGAACTCGCCCGCGGCTTCGAGGGGAACCTGGGAATCGACGTGCTGGTCGATCAGGCGGACAACACCCGCTGGCTGCTGGTCGAGAAGTGGGAGTCGGAAGAGAACGACGCCGCCTACCGCGCATACCGGGCGGAAAAGGGCATCAAGTCCGCGCTCGGTCCGCTGCTGGCCGGTGCGCCCGAGGTCGTCAAGTACGACGTCTCCCCCGCCTGA
- a CDS encoding cytochrome P450 — MSEWHEIDNKLQDPSWYTTQEYHEVFKRLRHEDPVHWTEDDAYGKHYWFLTRHEDVRDMLLNPRVFSSRWDTRPPKTSKRYTPEERFEMGFDTSMARNDPPIHDLYRKPVNKHFSAPAINKMRGDVEAIVDEIIAGVADKGQADVVEEIAGDLPVKVILRMLGVPEEDWDMLREAAWQWLAPAHPSYMIDGDVLKTHRHGHSRLLGYCEQLALARRSEPRDDFATVLSRVLIDDDPLSVHEMRSYFTILIGGGLETTRNTAAVGLWLFLKNPDQRKLLLDDPSLINSAIDEVLRWVTPARTRFRIAMEDIEIGGKEIRTGDWVFGSQASANFDETVFANPEKFDITRNPNPHLSFGEGIHLCLGRYLARLELACLFPKVLQAFPDMQIAAEPEWIPDNITTGFSKFDVTYSPLVLASV, encoded by the coding sequence ATGTCCGAGTGGCACGAGATCGATAACAAACTGCAGGATCCCAGCTGGTACACGACGCAGGAGTACCACGAGGTATTCAAGCGTCTGCGCCACGAAGACCCTGTGCACTGGACGGAAGACGATGCGTATGGGAAGCATTACTGGTTCCTGACCCGGCATGAAGATGTCCGCGACATGCTGCTGAACCCGCGGGTCTTCAGCTCGCGGTGGGACACCCGGCCGCCGAAGACCTCGAAGCGTTACACCCCTGAAGAGCGGTTCGAGATGGGCTTCGACACCAGCATGGCGCGCAACGATCCGCCCATTCACGACCTGTACCGCAAGCCGGTGAACAAGCACTTCAGTGCGCCGGCCATCAACAAGATGCGCGGTGACGTGGAAGCGATCGTTGACGAGATCATCGCCGGCGTGGCTGACAAGGGCCAGGCGGATGTCGTCGAGGAGATCGCGGGGGACCTGCCGGTCAAGGTGATCCTCCGGATGCTCGGTGTTCCCGAAGAAGACTGGGACATGCTCCGCGAGGCCGCGTGGCAGTGGCTGGCTCCCGCGCACCCCAGCTACATGATCGACGGCGACGTGCTGAAGACGCACCGCCATGGTCACTCGCGACTGCTCGGCTACTGCGAGCAGCTCGCTCTCGCACGTCGCAGCGAGCCCAGGGATGACTTTGCAACGGTGCTCAGCCGGGTCCTGATCGACGACGATCCGCTGAGCGTCCACGAGATGCGCAGCTACTTCACTATCCTGATCGGCGGCGGCCTCGAGACCACCCGCAACACTGCGGCTGTCGGCCTTTGGCTGTTCCTCAAGAACCCCGACCAGCGCAAGCTGCTGCTCGACGACCCGTCGCTGATCAACAGCGCGATCGACGAGGTTCTGCGCTGGGTAACCCCGGCCCGCACCCGCTTCCGGATTGCGATGGAAGACATCGAGATCGGCGGCAAGGAGATCCGGACCGGCGACTGGGTATTCGGCTCGCAGGCCTCAGCCAACTTCGACGAGACCGTGTTCGCGAACCCGGAGAAGTTCGACATCACCCGGAACCCCAACCCGCACCTGAGCTTCGGAGAGGGCATCCACCTGTGCCTCGGCCGCTACCTGGCGCGGCTTGAGCTCGCATGCCTGTTCCCGAAGGTGCTGCAGGCGTTCCCGGACATGCAGATCGCAGCCGAGCCCGAGTGGATCCCCGACAACATCACGACCGGGTTCAGCAAGTTCGACGTCACGTACAGCCCGCTCGTTCTCGCGAGCGTTTGA
- a CDS encoding NAD(P)/FAD-dependent oxidoreductase: MSHYDIVVVGAGHAGTQTVFALTAGGFTGSIALIGDEISIPYERPPLTKGYLADSMLSDELAFRAEAWWAGSTVERHLGTAVVAVDADAHTVTTEDGGTISYGTLVWSAGGEARRLPTPGADLNGVHVVRKLSDAEHVKRLVATTRKAVVIGGGYIGLETAASLRKLGIEVTVVEALERLLQRVTGEDIAAYIKAKHEGEGVEFLLGTGVSEILGEDGHVTGVQLASGQVLPADLVIVGIGLIPNVRQLADAGAEIGNGVLVDKFCRTTLPDVYAIGDCASFESDWVPDDRLRLESVQNANDQAKAVANTLLGKPQPYDALPWFWSHQYDDRLQTAGVLTGYDSAVLRGDPATGKFSVVYMRGDTVAAVDAINNVKDYAQAKSLIGRTVAADDSRLADSAVPLKAFVTESQLA, from the coding sequence ATGTCGCACTACGACATCGTGGTCGTCGGTGCGGGCCATGCCGGCACGCAGACGGTCTTCGCATTGACCGCAGGAGGATTCACCGGGTCCATCGCCCTCATCGGCGACGAGATCTCCATCCCTTATGAGCGGCCGCCGCTCACGAAGGGTTACCTGGCGGACAGCATGCTCTCCGACGAGCTGGCGTTCCGCGCCGAGGCGTGGTGGGCAGGCTCGACCGTAGAGCGCCACCTGGGCACGGCAGTAGTCGCCGTCGATGCGGACGCACACACCGTGACAACCGAGGACGGCGGGACGATCAGTTACGGCACGCTCGTCTGGAGCGCGGGAGGAGAGGCGCGCCGACTGCCGACCCCCGGAGCCGACCTCAACGGGGTGCACGTAGTGCGCAAGCTGAGCGATGCGGAGCATGTCAAGCGCCTGGTCGCCACGACCCGAAAGGCCGTCGTCATCGGCGGCGGATACATCGGGCTGGAGACGGCCGCGTCACTGCGGAAGCTCGGCATCGAGGTGACGGTCGTCGAGGCGCTTGAACGGCTCCTGCAACGGGTCACGGGCGAGGACATCGCGGCGTACATCAAGGCGAAGCATGAGGGCGAGGGAGTCGAGTTCTTGCTGGGCACCGGCGTGAGCGAGATTCTCGGCGAGGACGGCCACGTCACCGGCGTGCAGCTGGCCTCCGGCCAGGTTCTTCCCGCCGACCTCGTCATTGTCGGGATCGGGCTAATCCCGAACGTGCGGCAACTGGCGGATGCCGGTGCCGAGATCGGCAACGGAGTGCTCGTCGACAAGTTCTGCCGCACGACCCTTCCGGATGTCTACGCGATCGGTGACTGCGCGAGTTTCGAGTCCGATTGGGTGCCCGATGACCGGCTGCGGCTCGAGTCCGTCCAGAACGCCAACGATCAGGCGAAGGCCGTCGCCAATACGCTCCTCGGTAAGCCTCAGCCGTACGACGCGTTGCCGTGGTTCTGGTCGCACCAGTACGACGATCGACTGCAGACCGCCGGGGTACTGACCGGCTACGATTCCGCAGTGCTTCGTGGAGATCCGGCCACCGGAAAGTTCAGCGTCGTGTACATGCGCGGTGACACTGTCGCCGCCGTCGACGCCATCAATAACGTCAAGGACTATGCGCAGGCCAAGTCGCTCATCGGCCGGACAGTGGCTGCCGACGATTCTCGCCTCGCTGACTCCGCGGTGCCGCTGAAGGCATTCGTCACCGAATCGCAGCTGGCATGA
- a CDS encoding zinc-binding dehydrogenase, which produces MSSTAIAGGKQAVFDMDSLTLTVEEAPHPVAVPGGLIARVTLAGVCGSDVHRLVGHVKDAVGRVSFGHEAVGVIEELGDGLTSDWGGLPISVGDRVVWYAGSTPCGKCRGCRTTGEACDDRQWPSPSEEPNAAGYRDVASLSPLVPFFRVDGPVTDEEIVAFGCALPTAISGQRRLGQIEPGQTVVVQGAGPVGIAAAMVASLSPARNVIVIGAPAHRLELAREFGATSTINLDETTPEERLARVLELTDGRGADVVIEAAGVPEAFPEGVSLLARHGRYLLSGLYSGTREVLFNPVPITLKSARIIGNLGSKPESGLQALRFVQSNRERFPFARVVTHRYGLEGVADALGAMQDGSALKAVITPALRQA; this is translated from the coding sequence ATGAGTAGTACTGCAATCGCCGGCGGCAAGCAGGCAGTTTTCGATATGGATTCGCTGACGCTCACCGTCGAGGAAGCACCACACCCGGTGGCCGTACCCGGCGGACTTATTGCCCGCGTGACGCTCGCGGGTGTGTGCGGCAGCGATGTGCATCGCCTCGTCGGGCATGTAAAGGATGCCGTGGGCCGAGTCTCCTTCGGCCATGAGGCTGTCGGCGTCATCGAAGAGCTCGGCGACGGCCTCACCAGCGACTGGGGTGGATTGCCGATCTCGGTCGGCGATCGAGTCGTCTGGTACGCCGGTTCGACGCCGTGCGGCAAATGCCGCGGCTGTCGCACGACCGGCGAGGCCTGTGACGACCGGCAGTGGCCGTCGCCGTCAGAAGAGCCGAACGCCGCCGGCTACCGGGACGTTGCGAGCCTCTCTCCCCTCGTCCCATTCTTCCGAGTCGATGGGCCAGTAACAGACGAAGAGATCGTGGCCTTCGGCTGCGCACTGCCGACCGCGATCAGCGGTCAGCGTCGGCTCGGCCAGATCGAGCCGGGGCAGACCGTCGTCGTTCAGGGCGCCGGGCCGGTCGGTATCGCTGCCGCGATGGTCGCCTCGCTCAGTCCTGCCCGGAACGTCATTGTCATCGGGGCCCCGGCGCATCGCCTTGAGCTCGCGCGCGAGTTCGGCGCAACGAGCACGATCAACCTGGATGAGACGACCCCCGAAGAGCGGCTCGCCCGCGTGCTCGAACTCACCGATGGCCGCGGGGCAGACGTTGTCATCGAGGCGGCCGGCGTGCCGGAGGCGTTTCCGGAGGGAGTCTCCCTGCTCGCCCGCCACGGACGCTACCTGCTCTCGGGACTTTATTCGGGAACGCGGGAAGTCTTGTTCAACCCGGTTCCGATCACCCTCAAGTCGGCACGCATCATCGGCAATCTCGGGTCTAAGCCCGAGAGCGGGCTCCAAGCGCTGCGCTTCGTGCAGTCGAACCGCGAGCGGTTCCCGTTCGCCCGGGTCGTCACGCACCGCTACGGGCTGGAGGGAGTTGCCGATGCACTCGGGGCGATGCAGGACGGGTCGGCGCTTAAAGCCGTCATCACGCCCGCCCTCCGGCAGGCGTAG
- a CDS encoding TetR/AcrR family transcriptional regulator — translation MSDTAYEAILAAARVRFGEDGYRDVTIRAIAADAGYSAAMVMKLMGSKERLFWLVAPGVASTAGLEDERELVPKQEIGRELVRRIFARRRMGSGDPYAVAPLLIRSAPEPDQIREEIRERYLHNMAAIIGDSSKDRRHAKAVLAMMFGIAASVHTLEAYDDGDDEEAITTFAELVQVVIDRCDGPRLPLPDESVGISAASHATQRED, via the coding sequence GTGAGCGACACCGCGTACGAGGCGATTCTTGCGGCCGCGCGAGTGCGGTTCGGTGAAGACGGTTATCGCGATGTGACGATCCGCGCGATCGCCGCCGACGCCGGCTATTCCGCAGCCATGGTCATGAAGCTCATGGGTAGTAAGGAGCGACTGTTCTGGCTTGTCGCGCCCGGCGTGGCGTCGACCGCCGGCTTGGAGGACGAACGCGAACTCGTACCCAAACAAGAGATCGGCCGCGAACTCGTGCGGCGTATCTTCGCCCGGCGCCGAATGGGCTCCGGCGACCCCTACGCCGTGGCACCGCTGCTGATCAGGTCCGCACCGGAACCCGATCAGATCCGAGAAGAGATCCGGGAGCGGTACCTGCACAACATGGCCGCAATCATCGGTGACTCCAGCAAGGATCGGCGGCACGCGAAGGCTGTTCTGGCGATGATGTTCGGCATCGCCGCATCCGTCCACACGCTCGAAGCGTATGACGACGGTGACGACGAGGAAGCGATCACCACGTTCGCGGAACTGGTGCAGGTCGTGATCGATCGCTGCGACGGACCGCGACTGCCGTTGCCCGACGAGAGCGTCGGGATCTCCGCGGCGAGCCATGCCACACAAAGAGAGGACTGA
- a CDS encoding flavin reductase family protein yields MTMTETAPTLLLQDAFRMAMGNVATPVSIVTAYEDGMPHGTTVSAFASLSMNPPMILVSLDRRSELLEIVRRVGTFGVNVLGAHQSATASVFARKGVDRFADVDWALDAGAPRLDGSSGWVACELHTLVDGGDHEIAIGTVLRAEHADVAPLTYHQRLFGTHLAHD; encoded by the coding sequence ATGACAATGACCGAAACTGCCCCGACGCTTCTGCTGCAAGACGCCTTCCGCATGGCGATGGGAAACGTCGCGACCCCGGTCTCCATCGTGACCGCATACGAGGACGGCATGCCGCACGGCACGACAGTGAGCGCGTTCGCATCGCTGTCAATGAACCCGCCGATGATCCTCGTCTCGCTCGATCGTCGCTCGGAGCTGCTCGAGATCGTGCGCCGGGTCGGTACTTTCGGCGTGAACGTTCTCGGCGCGCACCAAAGCGCGACGGCATCCGTGTTCGCCCGCAAAGGCGTTGACCGGTTCGCGGACGTGGACTGGGCACTGGATGCGGGTGCACCCCGGCTGGACGGTTCGTCCGGCTGGGTCGCGTGCGAGCTGCACACCCTGGTTGACGGTGGCGATCATGAGATTGCGATCGGCACGGTGTTGCGGGCCGAGCACGCCGACGTGGCCCCGTTGACCTATCACCAGCGCCTGTTCGGCACCCACCTCGCTCACGACTGA
- a CDS encoding NADH:flavin oxidoreductase: MSALDTPLTFLRGRALPNRFVLAPMTNKQSAPDGTVLDAEIDWLARRAQGGFGGVVTSESGVELRGRGFETEPGTHSDDHIPGLARLAEAVKSAGSLATMQLNHAGTRGYRLGERVSSSDDPDTGARSLLDDEIPDVIEAWAKAAARCELAGFDGVQIHAAHGYLIGQFLSGSLNRRVDDWGGSPENRARFLFAVVDAIRGATGPDFQIGIRLSPERYGQDLFETTAVVERLIDERQVDSIDMSLWDAGKFPDDERADRAPIMRHFLRLPRGEVRMGVAGRVRTGAAVRAALDEGSDYIAIGKAGILYPDFPQRVLRDPDLEPDWLPVSGSYLRSQSVGDGFIEYLKTWKGFISDEAPPEGSAAFVSAWSDDVHGIKPVTVGAE; the protein is encoded by the coding sequence ATGAGCGCGCTCGACACGCCGCTCACGTTCTTGCGGGGAAGGGCGCTGCCGAATCGCTTCGTCCTGGCGCCCATGACGAACAAGCAGAGCGCGCCGGATGGCACGGTATTGGATGCCGAGATCGATTGGCTGGCTCGTCGGGCGCAGGGCGGATTCGGCGGGGTTGTCACCAGCGAGAGCGGCGTGGAGTTGCGCGGCCGCGGGTTTGAGACCGAGCCCGGCACGCACTCCGACGATCACATTCCGGGCCTCGCCCGGCTTGCCGAGGCAGTGAAGTCTGCCGGAAGCCTGGCGACCATGCAGTTGAATCACGCCGGCACGCGCGGGTACCGACTGGGTGAGCGCGTCAGTTCGTCGGATGACCCGGACACCGGGGCCCGGTCCTTGCTGGACGACGAGATCCCCGACGTGATCGAGGCATGGGCCAAGGCGGCGGCGCGATGCGAGCTCGCCGGTTTCGACGGCGTGCAGATCCACGCCGCGCATGGCTATCTGATCGGGCAGTTCCTCAGCGGCTCGCTGAATCGGCGTGTCGATGACTGGGGTGGGTCGCCCGAGAACCGGGCACGCTTCCTGTTCGCCGTGGTCGATGCCATCCGCGGAGCGACGGGTCCGGACTTCCAGATCGGCATCCGACTGTCCCCTGAACGATATGGCCAGGATCTCTTCGAGACGACCGCGGTGGTGGAACGTCTGATTGACGAGCGCCAGGTCGATTCGATCGACATGTCGCTGTGGGACGCTGGTAAGTTCCCGGATGACGAGCGCGCCGACCGTGCGCCGATCATGCGCCACTTCCTGCGCCTTCCCCGTGGCGAGGTACGGATGGGCGTCGCCGGCCGCGTGCGCACCGGGGCAGCAGTGCGTGCAGCGCTCGACGAGGGTAGTGACTACATCGCGATCGGCAAAGCAGGCATCCTGTACCCGGACTTCCCCCAGCGGGTTCTGCGTGACCCGGATCTGGAGCCGGATTGGTTGCCCGTGTCGGGGTCCTATCTGCGGTCGCAGTCGGTGGGGGACGGGTTCATCGAATACCTGAAGACGTGGAAGGGCTTCATCTCGGATGAGGCCCCACCGGAGGGATCCGCAGCATTCGTTTCGGCGTGGAGCGATGACGTGCACGGCATCAAGCCCGTGACCGTAGGCGCGGAATGA
- a CDS encoding 2Fe-2S iron-sulfur cluster-binding protein, which translates to MGKIVYVLPDGEQVIEAREGESLMQIAVQAGVSAIEGECGGEMSCATCHVWIEDDWAAKLRRPSQDELDLLEADDHYTDESRLGCQIKYSSAIDGIVAKIPG; encoded by the coding sequence ATGGGAAAAATCGTTTATGTGCTGCCCGACGGGGAGCAGGTCATCGAGGCTCGCGAGGGCGAGTCACTGATGCAGATTGCCGTGCAGGCCGGCGTGTCCGCTATCGAAGGCGAGTGCGGAGGCGAGATGTCGTGCGCGACGTGCCACGTCTGGATCGAGGATGACTGGGCGGCGAAGCTGCGGCGCCCCTCGCAGGACGAGCTCGATCTCCTCGAGGCCGACGACCACTACACCGACGAAAGCCGGCTCGGCTGCCAGATCAAGTACTCCAGCGCCATCGACGGCATCGTCGCCAAGATCCCCGGATAG
- a CDS encoding HtaA domain-containing protein, whose product MSDSMSPLRWAVKESFIDYIRGLEDGTIETFDGCEAVDGGFVFPGVSEADGELLFTGGVRFTGFSGMLDVRLVDPMIEGDGPDKTLSALVGVPSIAARVAIATIEGAEQRNAGQQWTATPRITFEGVRIFGDVYQVGTDLAPLVVDREQ is encoded by the coding sequence ATGAGCGATTCGATGAGTCCGCTGCGCTGGGCGGTCAAAGAGTCGTTCATCGACTACATCCGGGGCCTGGAAGACGGCACGATCGAGACGTTCGACGGGTGTGAAGCGGTCGACGGTGGTTTCGTCTTTCCCGGGGTGTCCGAGGCGGACGGCGAACTTCTGTTCACGGGCGGCGTCCGGTTCACGGGGTTCAGCGGCATGCTGGACGTTCGGCTGGTAGATCCGATGATCGAGGGCGACGGTCCTGACAAGACCCTGTCCGCCCTAGTCGGAGTTCCGTCGATCGCCGCGCGGGTTGCGATCGCAACCATTGAGGGCGCCGAGCAGCGCAACGCTGGACAACAGTGGACTGCAACACCGCGGATCACGTTCGAGGGCGTGCGCATCTTCGGCGACGTATACCAGGTCGGCACCGACCTCGCCCCGCTGGTTGTCGATCGGGAACAGTAG
- a CDS encoding LLM class flavin-dependent oxidoreductase yields the protein MDSPRPAPVDLSINFPAFALERIPALAQSAERAGFRALRVGDMQSTHRELYTALTLIASSTSRVEFGPGVTNPATRHPAVAASAMATLHEYSGGRAVFGIGTGDSAVHNLGGKPATLADLEEYILAVRSLHSTGSATYRGSTLVLEWWTGGSIPIVVSAHGPKMLRLGGRVADAVVVGLGMGPLAREYAAEQIAEGARQAGRDPASVEVWYLSYLNLAPTADDGAREVGSALAVGGNLLAKSAARTIIPDSLRSRFAELASRYSYVQHAGAAADNPNARLIDELGLRDHLAEQFGVFGTPADIRARLDSLVGADVTRLWGAYVLPDLVDFFDRWRDGVTEPLRKGG from the coding sequence ATGGATTCACCCCGCCCCGCTCCCGTCGACCTCAGCATCAACTTCCCGGCATTCGCGCTCGAACGCATCCCCGCACTCGCGCAGTCGGCCGAGCGCGCCGGGTTCCGCGCGCTCCGCGTTGGCGACATGCAGTCGACGCACCGCGAGTTGTACACCGCCCTGACGCTGATCGCGTCAAGCACGTCTCGGGTCGAGTTCGGGCCGGGAGTGACGAATCCCGCGACACGGCACCCCGCGGTCGCCGCCTCGGCGATGGCCACGCTGCACGAGTACTCCGGCGGTCGCGCGGTCTTCGGCATCGGCACCGGCGACAGCGCGGTCCACAACCTCGGCGGAAAGCCGGCGACGCTCGCCGATCTCGAGGAGTACATCCTCGCTGTCCGTTCCCTGCACTCGACGGGGAGCGCCACCTACCGAGGCAGCACGCTCGTTCTCGAGTGGTGGACCGGGGGTTCGATCCCGATCGTGGTCTCGGCGCACGGCCCGAAGATGCTGCGGCTGGGCGGCCGGGTGGCCGATGCCGTGGTGGTCGGGCTCGGAATGGGCCCACTGGCCCGTGAGTACGCTGCCGAGCAGATCGCCGAGGGGGCACGTCAGGCTGGTCGAGATCCTGCGAGCGTCGAAGTCTGGTACCTCTCGTACCTGAACCTCGCGCCCACCGCCGATGACGGGGCGCGCGAGGTGGGTTCAGCGCTCGCAGTCGGCGGCAACCTCCTGGCGAAGTCAGCTGCCAGAACGATCATCCCGGACTCGCTTCGCTCTCGGTTCGCCGAGCTCGCGAGCAGGTACTCCTACGTTCAGCATGCCGGAGCGGCCGCAGACAACCCGAACGCCCGGCTCATCGACGAGCTCGGTCTGCGCGACCACCTCGCGGAGCAGTTCGGGGTTTTCGGCACGCCCGCCGACATCCGCGCTCGCCTCGACTCACTGGTCGGCGCCGACGTCACACGCCTCTGGGGTGCCTACGTTCTGCCAGACCTCGTCGACTTCTTCGACCGCTGGCGAGACGGCGTCACCGAACCACTCCGCAAGGGAGGCTAG
- a CDS encoding oxaloacetate decarboxylase, producing MAEQSKGARLRALFTSQETTLMPFGVLPLHARMAQQAGFQAFEVSGGYSSFWLAGVADVGYQTMTEIVEQAARVARSVDIPVFCDADTGYGGPVNVQRTTRAFIDAGVAGIHLEDQAEPKKAGGRGGIRLVSDAEAIGRFAAAVEARDRVDPDFVLVARTDGYGAAGGGLDEAIRRGQLYREETGVDVIFYEGLETWEEIETALRETPGPAYAIPHRNAGPTPSVAEMTRMGQAIQIVPFLLPGVHEVWNLLRAVAESGELKPVDDYRAYVESFRGTDAWVGAGEALLGITYDEVAELEARLAPIAANATTGGGAA from the coding sequence ATGGCGGAGCAATCAAAGGGAGCGCGGCTGCGCGCACTGTTCACATCCCAGGAAACGACGCTGATGCCCTTCGGCGTGCTGCCTTTGCATGCGCGGATGGCGCAGCAGGCCGGCTTCCAGGCGTTCGAGGTGTCCGGCGGTTACTCGTCGTTCTGGCTCGCGGGCGTCGCCGATGTCGGGTATCAAACGATGACGGAGATCGTCGAGCAGGCGGCTCGCGTGGCGCGATCCGTCGACATTCCGGTCTTCTGCGACGCGGACACGGGGTACGGGGGCCCGGTGAACGTGCAGCGCACGACGCGCGCCTTCATCGACGCCGGAGTCGCGGGCATCCACCTGGAAGACCAGGCCGAACCGAAGAAGGCCGGCGGTCGCGGTGGTATTCGCCTGGTTTCGGATGCCGAGGCGATCGGTCGCTTCGCCGCCGCGGTCGAGGCGCGAGACCGGGTGGACCCCGACTTCGTGCTCGTCGCACGGACCGACGGCTATGGTGCCGCCGGCGGCGGTCTGGACGAGGCGATCCGGCGAGGCCAGCTGTACCGCGAGGAGACGGGTGTCGACGTCATCTTCTACGAGGGCCTGGAGACCTGGGAGGAGATCGAGACCGCGCTACGCGAAACGCCCGGTCCCGCCTACGCGATCCCGCACCGGAACGCAGGTCCGACGCCGTCGGTGGCTGAGATGACCCGAATGGGACAGGCGATTCAGATCGTTCCGTTCCTGCTGCCTGGTGTGCATGAGGTCTGGAACCTGCTGCGTGCGGTGGCAGAGAGCGGCGAGCTGAAGCCGGTCGACGACTACCGCGCGTACGTCGAGTCCTTTCGGGGCACCGACGCCTGGGTGGGAGCGGGCGAAGCGTTGTTGGGGATCACCTATGACGAGGTCGCGGAGCTCGAGGCCCGCCTCGCGCCGATTGCGGCGAACGCGACGACCGGTGGCGGCGCCGCATGA
- a CDS encoding LysR family transcriptional regulator, whose protein sequence is MLDVTRLNHAVAIAEHGTFGAAALTLHMSQSALTRSIQSLESEFGIRLFERGRSGAKLTAEGTRFIAQAEQLVRHAASVERDLRDISAGRDAAVNVGMGPISATLFLPRILEGMLQLSALFPIRVKVGSNSELRYMLEAGELDFYVGGVPRESRGFSGEDGLRIDPVRARSRLALLVREGHPLLESPGDVELRERCPVVAGTFARDTSVGADVERHGFAAPAFVLDDYDLLADLVRRTDAVLLATELFVIVRPELGLHRLDIDVAPQADANYGIVYSDARRLSVAAKQVAGLLRETVTVAYT, encoded by the coding sequence ATGCTCGACGTCACTCGACTCAACCACGCGGTTGCGATCGCGGAACACGGGACGTTCGGTGCTGCCGCGCTCACCCTGCACATGTCGCAGTCCGCACTCACCCGCAGCATCCAGTCCCTCGAGTCCGAGTTCGGCATCAGACTGTTCGAACGCGGGCGCTCTGGCGCGAAGCTGACAGCTGAGGGAACGCGATTCATCGCCCAGGCGGAGCAGCTGGTGCGCCACGCCGCGTCCGTCGAACGCGACCTTCGCGACATCAGCGCCGGACGGGATGCCGCCGTGAACGTCGGCATGGGGCCGATCTCCGCGACGCTGTTCCTCCCGCGGATCCTCGAGGGTATGCTCCAGCTCTCTGCGCTCTTCCCCATCCGGGTCAAGGTCGGATCGAACAGCGAACTGCGGTACATGCTCGAAGCCGGCGAGCTCGACTTCTACGTGGGCGGTGTGCCGCGGGAGTCGCGTGGATTCTCCGGCGAGGACGGGCTGCGGATCGATCCGGTTCGAGCGCGTTCACGGTTGGCACTACTGGTGCGCGAAGGTCACCCATTGCTCGAATCGCCGGGTGATGTGGAACTTCGGGAGCGCTGTCCTGTGGTCGCCGGCACGTTCGCGCGGGATACTTCCGTCGGTGCCGATGTCGAGCGACACGGCTTTGCCGCTCCGGCGTTCGTCCTGGACGATTACGACCTTCTCGCGGATCTCGTCCGGCGGACGGATGCGGTTCTTCTGGCGACCGAACTCTTCGTCATAGTGCGCCCGGAACTCGGCTTGCACCGACTTGATATCGACGTCGCGCCTCAGGCCGATGCGAACTACGGCATCGTGTACTCAGACGCGCGCCGACTCTCGGTGGCGGCCAAGCAGGTCGCGGGACTGCTTCGGGAAACGGTCACCGTCGCCTACACCTGA